The following are encoded in a window of Physeter macrocephalus isolate SW-GA unplaced genomic scaffold, ASM283717v5 random_474, whole genome shotgun sequence genomic DNA:
- the NRN1L gene encoding neuritin-like protein, whose amino-acid sequence MCCRFCHRWQPPCTLGLLLLLLLPPLVLVSPLAATTAGPGRCDTIYQGFAECLIRLGDGMGRGGELESVCRSWNDFHTCASRVLLGCPEEAAAVWESLQQEARRAPHPDNLHTLCGTPVRLQERRAGPETNQETLRATAPAPTLAPEPPLLVAALALACLLGPLA is encoded by the exons ATGTGCTGCCGCTTCTGTCACCGCTGGCAACCGCCCTGTACACTGgggctgttgctgctgctgctgctgccgcccctTG tccttgTATCTCCCCTGGCAGCAACCACAGCGGGCCCAGGCCGCTGTGACACCATATACCAGGGCTTTGCCGAGTGTCTCATCCGCTTGGGGGACGGCATGGGCCGCGGAGGTGAGCTGGAGAGCGTCTGCAG GTCTTGGAATGATTTCCACACCTGTGCCTCGCGAGTCCTGTTGGGCTGCCCCGAGGAGGCCGCCGCCGTGTGGGAGTCACTACAGCAAGAAGCGCGCCGGGCCCCACACCCAGATAACTTGCACACTCTGTGTGGCACCCCTGTACGCCTTCAGGAGCGCAGGGCGGGCCCAGAGACCAACCAGGAGACGCTGCGGGCGACAGCGCCAGCACCCACTCTGGCCCCCGAGCCCCCTCTGCTGGTGGCTGCTCTGGCACTCGCCTGCCTCCTGGGTCCTCTGGCCTAG